A window of Apium graveolens cultivar Ventura chromosome 8, ASM990537v1, whole genome shotgun sequence contains these coding sequences:
- the LOC141676468 gene encoding uncharacterized protein LOC141676468 — MESQNFNDSGPNMYADSKIPPSFPSPLLPKNLTKLNCEDDVELFQISEEKSDDLTEQFLNEIVEDTPLKIIEQYVKHKKRALKPKKLQFEDPTGMLQSYLPQIVYNMGGRSKCGP, encoded by the exons ATGGAGTCCCAAAATTTTAATGATTCAGGCCCAAATATGTATGCGGATTCCAAAATTCCCCCATCTTTTCCTTCGCCGCTTCTTCCAAAAAATCTCACAAAATTAAATTGCGAGGATGATGTCGAGCTGTTTCAAATCAGTGAAGAGAAGTCAGATGATCTTACAGAGCAATTTCTGAACGAAATCGTTGAGGATACGCCCTTAAAGATTATTGAGCAATATGTGAAACATAAGAAGAGAGCTTTAAAACCCAAAAAACTGCAGTTCGAAGACCCAACTGGAATGTTGCAAAGTTATCTTCCCCAAATTGT GTACAACATGGGAGGCAGGAGTAAATGTGGTCCCTGA
- the LOC141680991 gene encoding protein PUTATIVE RECOMBINATION INITIATION DEFECT 1, translating into MHASFVVSDHHHRHFSALSTPSPHCSQGHTASLNLSTLEGGSICLLCLSNLISAPNSPTLHVSYALSQLSLALSQPQFLKCLLTYHPHFLVSPLVACLASFDDEAIAKQVVEIVVEMCRVGDESVYGEFVNRVSGRVSDGALAWSRRQVFMLHCLGVLLDHQKSNPCNNIKDKESLALNLVSGLQLPSEEIRGEILFVLYKILILQNTFKDDNSTDAFITCGPKLLRLSLEALMKTESDDVRLNCIALLSVLAQRGFFESAYGTDISSGDIYEDDNFMETNQLADGSVMTRLFAEAIKAPLLSSDDQVQTATLHLTFLYLSREHSSEKIVHVLVEENIADYVFEILRLSGCKDTLVNTCLQVLDLLSSAELVFKPRLAIGFTSLLPVLHYVADVPFHPVQPQTIKLIMNCVSNCPGILSNSHIEEISLVLAGMLKKHIDGDTGMLPETFTLACSLLVALIKSPSCHEASSFALTLQDASKHAILNCLRMYGRHPSQFLHSLYLLKEAYAYGCERNTNTSYMELRNCILEVCKTHLLPWFVTAISDMEEDMVLGVLESFHTILLQDIDTKPKDFAYILLSSSWFSFSFGCLGLFPAERMKWRVHLMSSSLVDVLLGNDSGKPIRDAASHLPSDPIEMLYLLGQKSSHNLESISCQSAILLILYTSSLYDDRLADDKLVLASVEQYILLNNGELLYGAAKSATIEILVNLYGLYRSLAKMSYQIPYSPEAERILFHLAGEKDWDLLSTKIHFKSLKWLFQQEKMCKLLSNQILKLCRCNSSAANHIILHVNKSQRLDVFTLAELVASEDNFGATLLVYLLRELVEEGGQEDDTVSVLNLIATIIDTRPGASDQLCLHGIGIAIENLYYHSRNASYPNTYMNLLKLIFRIFSSVHSKSISEDESWLAVTMKMVDYLIATATADGWNHEGLMIIGILCLILHHSTNQALVGVSKSILLSSSLVQTINKTIREACSKGPALSDLDEGTNVGASLIFLLLLNYFAFKSMHAVVPGNFCLLDLFDCGTVKEIYFISIPCQDLCRLIHFGSPPVKLVASYCLLELLTRISEEERMEPGKFNCNLNYLKSVIAVLEGMLHFSDIRVAMNCSLCLSTILGWQKQDISAQVFGRNNWCRLVIEELVMSLAVPCLASKSLPIHHKPAIHVAVALLKLNNVPQWMSSVFDDSSILGIVKNLSASNLSPEMVLLFRVLLTSGYLKAEQVAALNRLFQECRKRIYSQNGQEDSKEEHTEKLDITSDGLGNACEFVINLMSSHSPTSIRSKEVQVRNKVLLEEIEMFSKDIMEEDVC; encoded by the exons ATGCACGCCTCTTTCGTCGTCTCCGATCACCACCACCGCCACTTCTCCGCCCTCTCCACACCCTCCCCACACTGTTCCCAAGGCCACACCGCCTCTCTCAATCTCTCCACTCTCGAAGGCGGCTCAATTTGCCTCTTATGCCTCTCGAATCTCATATCCGCGCCTAATTCTCCTACACTTCATGTCTCTTACGCTCTCTCTCAGCTCTCTCTCGCGCTCTCGCAACCTCAATTTCTCAAGTGTTTGCTTACTTATCATCCGCATTTTTTGGTTTCTCCGCTTGTGGCGTGTTTGGCGTCGTTTGATGATGAGGCGATCGCGAAACAAGTGGTGGAGATTGTTGTGGAGATGTGTAGAGTGGGAGATGAGTCGGTGTACGGAGAGTTTGTTAATAGAGTTTCGGGTAGGGTTTCGGATGGAGCTTTGGCTTGGAGTAGACGCCAGGTGTTTATG CTTCATTGCTTAGGTGTGCTCTTGGATCATCAGAAGAGCAATCCCTGCAACAACATTAAAGACAAAGAATCCCTTGCTTTAAATCTTGTGTCCGGTCTTCAGTTGCCTAG TGAAGAGATTCGAGGGGAGATTCTCTTTGTTCTCTACAAGATCTTAATCCTTCAGAACACGTTTAAGGATGATAATAGCACTGATGCTTTCATTACCTGTGGTCCCAAACTCTTGCGTTTATCTCTGGAAGCTCTCATGAAAACTGAGTCTGATGACGTTCGCTTGAATTGCATAG CACTTCTGTCGGTGCTGGCTCAGAGAGGTTTCTTTGAGAGTGCATATGGAACTGATATCAGTAGTGGGGATATATATGAAGATGACAACTTTATGGAAACAAATCAATTAGCAGATGGGTCTGTGATGACTCGCTTATTTGCTGAAGCCATCAAAGCACCACTGCTTTCATCTGATGACCAAGTGCAAACAGCTACTTTACACCTAACATTTCTGTATTTGTCAAGGGAACACAGTTCAGAGAAAATAGTCCATGTGTTGGTGGAAGAGAATATAGCAGATTACGTGTTTGAAATTCTGAGATTATCAG GATGCAAAGATACACTTGTCAATACTTGCCTGCAGGTTCTTGATTTATTATCATCTGCTGAGCTAGTGTTTAAACCAAGACTTGCTATTGGTTTTACAAGTCTGCTTCCTGTTCTGCATTATGTGGCAGATGTTCCATTTCATCCTGTGCAACCTCAAACGATAAAGCTCATAATGAACTGTGTTTCAAATTGTCCTGGAATATTGTCCAACTCCCACATTGAAGAAATTAGCCTTGTTTTGGCAGGAATGCTAAAAAAGCATATAGATGGCGACACAGGAATGCTTCCTGAAACGTTTACTTTAGCTTGCTCGCTCTTGGTAGCTCTTATAAAGTCTCCATCTTGTCATGAGGCTTCAAGTTTCGCATTAACACTTCAAGATGCATCTAAGCATGCGATTTTAAATTGTTTAAGAATGTACGGAAGGCACCCCAGCCAATTTCTGCACTCCCTATATCTACTTAAAGAGGCATATGCATATGGTTGTGAGAGGAATACCAACACCAGCTACATGGAACTAAGAAATTGCATTCTAGAGGTGTGCAAAACACACCTTTTACCTTGGTTTGTTACAGCCATCAGTGACATGGAAGAAGATATGGTCTTGGGAGTGCTAGAAAGCTTCCATACGATATTGCTACAGGATATTGATACTAAACCCAAAGACTTTGCATACATTTTGCTTTCTTCCTCCTGGTTCAGCTTTTCATTTGGGTGTCTCGGCTTATTCCCTGCAGAAAGAATGAAATGGAGAGTTCATCTCATGTCCAGTTCACTGGTGGATGTGCTTCTGGGAAATGATTCTGGGAAACCCATCAGAGATGCTGCTTCTCATCTACCATCTGATCCTATAGAGATGCTATACTTACTAGGGCAGAAGAGCTCCCATAATCTAGAATCTATATCTTGTCAATCTGCGATTCTGCTGATACTTTATACCAGCTCTTTGTATGATGATAG GCTTGCAGATGATAAGCTGGTGTTGGCTTCTGTTGAGCAATATATCCTACTTAACAATGGTGAGCTCTTATATGGAGCTGCTAAGTCTGCAACAATAGAAATTCTGGTAAACTTGTATGGCCTCTATAGAAGTCTTGCCAAGATGAGCTACCAAATCCCTTACAGTCCAGAAGCTGAAAGGATCTTGTTTCATCTTGCCGGTGAAAAAGATTGGGATTTGCTTTCTACAAAAATTCACTTCAAATCACTGAAATGGTTATTTCAACAAGAAAAGATGTGCAAGTTACTTTCCAACCAAATTCTCAAGTTATGCAGATGTAACAGTTCTGCTGCTAATCATATCATTCTGCATGTCAACAAAAGTCAAAGGCTGGATGTATTTACCCTTGCTGAGTTGGTAGCTTCAGAAGACAACTTTGGTGCGACACTCTTGGTATATTTACTGAGAGAACTGGTAGAAGAAGGCGGACAAGAGGATGACACCGTTTCTGTGTTGAATCTCATTGCAACAATAATCGACACACGTCCAGGTGCTTCAGACCAATTATGCCTGCATGGAATAGGGATCGCAATCGAAAATCTTTATTATCATTCAAGGAATGCCTCTTACCCAAATACTTACATGAACTTGttgaaattaatttttagaatttttagtTCAGTGCACTCTAAGTCGATCTCAGAAGACGAGTCATGGCTTGCAGTTACAATGAAG ATGGTGGACTACCTGATTGCGACAGCAACTGCAGATGGGTGGAATCATGAAGGTCTCATGATTATTGGCATTCTTTGTTTAATTTTGCACCATTCTACAAATCAAGCATTGGTAGGAGTATCAAAATCCATTCTTCTGAGTTCTTCTTTGGTGCAAACAATTAACAAAACAATCCGTGAAGCCTGTTCAAAAGGACCTGCTTTATCTGATCTTGATGAAGGAACAAACGTAGGAGCGAGcttgatatttcttcttttaCTCAACTACTTCGCTTTCAAAAG TATGCACGCTGTGGTACCGGGGAATTTCTGTTTGCTTGATTTGTTTGATTGTGGCACTGTGaaagagatatattttataagcATCCCTTGCCAAGATTTGTGCAGACTGATTCATTTTGGTTCTCCTCCAGTGAAATTGGTTGCTTCATATTGCCTTTTGGAACTACTAACTAGAATTTCTGAAGAGGAGAGGATGGAACCTGGAAAATTTAACTGCAATTTAAACTACTTAAAATCAGTTATTGCTGTATTAGAAGGCATGCTACATTTCAGTGATATAAGAGTTGCCATGAACTGCTCTCTATGTTTATCAACTATTCTGGGCTGGCAAAAACAGGATATATCAGCCCAAGTCTTTGGGAGAAACAACTGGTGCAGGTTAGTCATAGAAGAACTGGTAATGTCTTTGGCAGTTCCATGTTTAGCATCAAAGTCATTGCCGATTCATCATAAGCCTGCAATTCATGTAGCAGTCGCGTTGCTCAAACTGAATAATGTTCCTCAATGGATGTCCTCAGTATTTGATGATTCTAGCATATTGGGTATTGTTAAGAACCTATCAGCAAGTAATTTGAGCCCAGAAATGGTGCTTTTATTTCGAGTGCTTCTAACCTCAGGTTACTTAAAGGCCGAGCAAGTTGCTGCCCTTAACCGTCTGTTCCAG GAATGCAGGAAGCGTATCTACTCGCAGAATGGTCAGGAGGACAGCAAAGAGGAGCACACGGAGAAGCTGGATATTACCTCAGATGGACTAGGAAATGCTTGTGAGTTTGTTATCAACCTCATGTCCTCTCATTCCCCTACAAGCATCAGGTCAAAAGAAGTACAAGTTAGGAACAAAGTTCTGTTAGAAGAGATAGAAATGTTTTCTAAAGATATTATGGAAGAGGATGTTTGCTAG
- the LOC141677981 gene encoding small ribosomal subunit protein eS8-like, with amino-acid sequence MGISRDSMHKRRATGGKKKAWRKKRKYELGRQPANTKLSSNKTVRRVRVRGGNVKWRALRLDTGNYSWGSEAVTRKTRILDVVYNASNNELVRTQTLVKSAIVQVDAAPFKQWYLQHYGVEIGRKKKTSAAAKKEGEDGDAATEEAKKSNHVQRKIEKRQEDRKIDAHIEEQFGGGRLLASISSRPGQCGRADGYILEGKELEFYMKKLQRKKGKAAAA; translated from the exons ATGG GTATTTCTCGTGATTCTATGCACAAGAGGCGTGCCACTGGAGGCAAAAAGAAAGCTTGGAGGAAGAAGCGaaa GTACGAGCTCGGAAGACAGCCTGCAAACACAAAGTTGTCGAGCAACAAGACTGTTCGAAGAGTACGTGTTCGAGGTGGTAATGTCAAGTGGAGGGCGTTGAGGTTGGATACAGGTAACTACTCGTGGGGTAGTGAGGCTGTGACACGGAAGACCAGAATTCTAGATGTGGTTTATAATGCATCAAACAATGAGTTGGTGAGGACACAGACACTTGTGAAGAGTGCAATTGTTCAGGTTGATGCTGCACCATTTAAGCAGTGGTACCTTCAACACTATGGTGTTGAGATTGGTCGCAAGAAGAAAACATCTGCTGCTGCTAAGAAAGAGGGAGAG GATGGTGATGCTGCGACCGAGGAGGCGAAGAAGAGCAACCATGTCCAGAGAAAAATTGAAAAGCGACAAGAGGATCGTAAAATTGATGCACATATTGAAGAACAATTTGGAGGTGGGCGTCTTCTAGCTTCAATTTCGTCACGACCTGGCCAGTGTGGCCGTGCTGATGG ATACATTTTGGAGGGCAAGGAGCTGGAATTCTACATGAAGAAACTCCAGAGGAAGAAAGGAAAGGCTGCTGCCGCTTAA